The region TAAGAGAATAAATCATTATGCCACTCCCGATACTCCGCCAAATAGGGGTTAAGAGCCTCAAAGGTGTTGAACATATCGTTCTTTTCATTATTTCTCTGGCAACCATCTTTGCTATTGGTGAAGAAGTATTGCATATGTTCGACATCAGAACGGTAGAACTCGCCGATTTGCTGCTGCTGTTTATTTATCTTGAAGTCTTGGCCATGGTGGTCAACTACCTAGAGTCAGGCAAGTTACCTATCCGCATGCCTTTATATATCGCTATAGTCGCGCTAGCGCGTTACTTAATTCTCGATATGAAAGATATGGATGACTGGCGCATTCTCGCAATTTCGCTCTCAACCATTGTGTTGGCTTCTACGGTCATTGTCATCCGATGGGGACAAATCA is a window of Shewanella donghaensis DNA encoding:
- a CDS encoding phosphate-starvation-inducible protein PsiE, which translates into the protein MPLPILRQIGVKSLKGVEHIVLFIISLATIFAIGEEVLHMFDIRTVELADLLLLFIYLEVLAMVVNYLESGKLPIRMPLYIAIVALARYLILDMKDMDDWRILAISLSTIVLASTVIVIRWGQIKLPYPRSKDLD